The following nucleotide sequence is from Vitis vinifera cultivar Pinot Noir 40024 chromosome 14, ASM3070453v1.
GTACATTGTTATATGAGGGTTAGATGGGTTTTGAATTTTGACGATATTGAGATATTGCCGCACATGTGTACTAAAAAGTATTGAGATATTACATGGAAGGCACGAAGACAGCCTTTCAATGCTGCTACTCATCAATTCCTGAAGGGCCAACTCAATTAGAGGGCGATAGCTGCACATTCTAACATTTTCCATGAAAAGACAATGTTTGAACTTTCTACTCATCTTGCCGCATATGTGTACAAAAAAGTATTGATATATTGCATGGAAGGCACGAAGACAACCTTTCAATGCTGCTACTCATCAATTCCCGGAGGGCCGACTCAATTAAAGGGCGATAGCTGCACATCCTATCATTTTCCATGATATCACCATGATAAGAGTCTGTTAGACCATGATGGTAGAAAGTACTAGCTTTAACCTTTTTAATGCTTGAAATTTTTTGGtaaaagatatattttcaaGTACTAGAAAAgtttaaaacgttttaaaaattaattttaaacaagATGAAAGAGTTTATTCGTAGTGATTCTAGGAATCCCTTTTAAACTTACcgatatttgaaattttttagcaAAATAGTTGTAACCTTTCCAACCTTCCGTTTGCTAGGAAGCGCTGGCAATGATTATTAGTATCAGTAATAATCACTAGACAAAGTCATCCGTCTTGGTTGGAAGCTCTTTTAACACCTAGTCATCGGCAGTAGACTTACATCTTCTGGACCAACATACTAACAGTGATTAGGCCAAGATGGTGATCCAATTCCATGGAAGAGCAGCAAGAAAGGAGGAACGTTGGAGAGATAGAACTAAAAGGCGGCCAACCAAACAAGAACAGTGGCCAAACTGGCCTCGAGCCTGAGAAGTATAGGATTGACGTTGAAATCAGTCATACGGTGAAAATTTGGATTGAGTCTCTCAAAAACGCAGAAGAAAACACTCAAtctcaaagtcaatggccaagGATACCAAAGGTTCCTCACATGCTGAGGAGGACCAAGGATTTCAACAAATTCTACTAACTGAGGGTAATTTCTATCGGTCTTCACCACCATAGCAAGCCCCACCTTCACCCAGGGGAAATGATCAAGCCTCTATGTGCCAAAAAATTCCTGGATGACAGTAAGCAGGACATCAAATCTTTGTACACAAAAATTGAAAGTAATATCAAGGTAGTGAGAACTTTCTATGATTGGATCATTACAAGCATGTATGATGATGAAGAACTTGCCTGGATTATGCTTCTGGATGAGTGTTTTTTACTATATTTCATCCACTATTTAGTGAGAAAAAATATGAGTGAGTTGCATGGTTTGAATGTGAAAGATCATATGATTACTTTTGTGAACCAAGACTTGATCTTGCTTGAGAACCAACTTCCCTTTGGAGTCCTCAAGTTGATTCTTGAGGAAGCAAAATTCGATGATGGCCCAACCGTGGAAGAGATGATACAAAAATTTGTCACTGACACCGCATGGCCAAAAGGGTGGACATAAAAAAATACACCTGAAAGAGTCTCATCTCCTCCACATTTTTCGAAGTGCTTTCCTAGGCGGGTCTGAAAAGAATAGCAAGCAAGAACCTTAGGGGTAACAAGGCGATAGGAAGTCTTTTCGACACATCATGGAGCTTAAAGCAGTTGGGATCCATTTCAAATGGAGTACGACTTTTTTTACAGACATTTCTTTCAAATCTGACTTCTTCTAGGGCTACCTAACATTTCCCCCAATAATCATTGATGGCTCCACGAAGCTCCTGTTCTTGAACATTGTAGCCTATGAAATGTGTCTAGATGGCCCAGGTGACCATAGGGTCACTTCTTATATGCGCTTCCTTGACAACCTCATTGATCATGCAAACGATGTTAAGGAGTTGAGATCTAAGCACATTCTCTACAACGGTCTTAGCAGTGATGAAAAGACGGTCCAAACTTTCAACGAGATCTACACTGACTAGGTAGATCTCGATGCTTATGAAGAAGTGAGAACTAATATTCAGAAACACTACGACATGAGAGTGAAAGCTTGGATAGCTGAAGCCCTTCATGACCATTTCAGGTCTCCATGGACTTTCATGGCTCTCATCGCAGCTATTTAATTCTTACTGGGCTTCAGACCTACTACGCTCATCCTGGTTAAAGATGTTTAAGAAACAATGTATAATGACTGAAATCCTCCTTGCCGTGTGCAGGAGAtaacatcaaatatatatagaataaataaCAACAATGTGATCCTATAAAATAGGAAAGgtttgaaatataaatattgaaaacataTCTACATATATTTATAGTTATACATTCGGATTTTATGGAACCGAATTGGGATATAGAAAATCTTATGGAGAATCAAATTATTCTCCTTTATCACCCCCTGCAAGGTGAGCGTGGGAGAAGGGATAATGCTGAGCTTACTTCAGAAGAGAAAAAACTGAGGCTTGGTGACGCTTTTGGTCAATGAATCAACAAATTGTAGATGTGAAAGGATAAAATCAACTTTCAAAGTGCCATTAGCAACAAGTTCACGAACCAAGTGGTAGTCGATCGCAATATGTTTTGAGCGAGGGCGAGTAACCGGATTGATTGCCATAAAAATTGCACTTTGATTGTAACAAAGAATTTTAGGTGTTGTTGAGAGTGTAACATGGAGGTCCCAAAGTAGTTGAACAATCCAGGCAATATCAATAGTGGCAACGGCTAAAAAGCGATATTCTGCTTCGACACTTGATCGAGAGACAGTGCTTTGTCTCTTAGAGGACCAAGAAACCAAattggtataaaaaaaaaaaatagcgtAGCCAGTAATGGAACAACATGTATCAAGACAGCCTACCCAGTCTGCATTAGAGTAAACAAGAATATCATGAGTAGATTGTTGATGGAGTTGAAGTCCATGATGAGGAGTGCCTTTGACATAACACAAAATGCGCTTGAGAGCACGAAAGTGGTCCTCGGTGGGAGCATGCATGAATTGGCAAATAGAATTCACACTGAAAGAGAGATCCGACCTAGTGATGGTCAGGTATTGAAGAGCACCTGCAAGTGAACGAATTATAGTAGGATTGAAGAACAATTTTCCTTCAGTTGAGAGATGTTGACCGACAACACAGGGTGTAGAAATAGGCTTTGCATCAATCATGGAAGCATATTGCAACAGATCAAGGGCATCCTTCGTTTGACTGAAAAACAAACCCTTCTCATTAACTTGCACTTCAACGCTAAGGAAATAATGAAGTTCACCCAAATTCTTCATGGAGAATTCCTTGGAAAGCCGAGTAATGAGGGTTTGAACCATAGAAGAATTACTTCCAGTTATGaccatgtcatcaacataaagaagTAAATAAACAGTTCCAACCGAGAAGTGATAGACAAATAATGAAGAATCAACATGATTGGAAAGAAATCCAAGTTTGAGCAAAAATGAGCTAAAATGATGAAACCAAGCTCGAGGAGCTTGTTTCAACCCATAAAGAGCCCTCTTTAGGCGACAAACATGCTGAGGGAACTGTGGATCTGTGTAACCAGGTGGTTGTTCCATATACACCTCTTCATTGAGAAAACCATGTAAAAAGGCATTTTTAACATCTAACTAATGTAAACGCCATCCAGAAGTAATAGCCAATGACAAAATAATTCGGACTGTAGTAGGGCGCACTACAGGACTAAATGTGTCACCAAAGTCAAGACCATGAATCTGAGAAAATCCTTGAGCCACAAGACGTGCCTTGTGATGCTCAATGGACCCATCCGATCgaagtttggttttgaaaatcCAGTGACAACCCACTACATTGTGATTGTTAGGACGAGGTACAAGAACCCATGTATCATTTGTCTTCAAAGCTTGAATCTCATCATCCATAGCCGAGAGCCATTCAAGGTGTTTTGTAGCAGACATAAAACCCCGAGGTTCTTTGAGAGCAAGAAGTgcctaaaaattttgagaaaaagacAAAACATTCATAGCATGATATAACCGTGGTTTGAATATACCAGTTTTTCCTCTGGTAATCATCAGGTGGCTGAAAGTGGTCACACGAGGAACGGAAGACACCGACAGTGGGAAAGTTGAGTCTGAAGCTGCAGATCCAAGAGGTGTTCCACAGAAATAGGACCTTGCAGATCAGGGGAAGGATCTAAGGACAAGTGTGGAGAATCACTGCAAGGTAAACATGGTGAACTcgaaaaagaatgagaagaacCAATATTAGAATAACTAGACACATAGTTCGGACATTCAGAAAAATGGGTATAGTCAATGTTGGTTTGTAAATTTTGTACAGAATCACCATGATAAGGAAAAGTATTTTCATAAAACTACACATGTTGAGAAACATAGACACGATGTGTCGTTCGGTCAAGGCATCGAAATCCTTTATGAAGTGTACTGTAACCTAAAAAGATATAAGAAGCAGATTTTAGAGACAATTTATTTGGTGAGTAATCTTTTAAATGAGGACAACAAAGACACCCAAAAGTGCGAAGCATAGAGTAATCCAGTTGCTTACCAAACAAGAGCTCATAAGGAGTTTTGCCATCAAGTAATGGTGACGGGAGTCAGTTAATGAGAAAGACAGCAGTTGAGAAGGCCTCAGCCCACAAAGAGAGCGACACATGTGCATGGAACATAAGGGTAAGACCCGTTTCTGTGACATGGTGATGCTTGCGTTCGGCAATGCCGTTTTGACTAAGAGTGTAGGGGCATGCCAAATGGAGAACAATGCCACAAGATTGCAAGTGagattgaaatttattatttgtaaattcgATTCCACCATCACATTGAAAGgattttattttagatgaaaattgaGTCTCAATATAATGTTGTAAATGGATGAAGGTATcaaaaaaatcagatttttgttttaaagagaatatcCAACTAaatctggtacaatcatcaa
It contains:
- the LOC109123834 gene encoding uncharacterized mitochondrial protein AtMg00810-like; the encoded protein is MEQPPGYTDPQFPQHVCRLKRALYGLKQAPRAWFHHFSSFLLKLGFLSNHVDSSLFVYHFSVGTVYLLLYVDDMVITGSNSSMVQTLITRLSKEFSMKNLGELHYFLSVEVQVNEKGLFFSQTKDALDLLQYASMIDAKPISTPCVVGQHLSTEGKLFFNPTIIRSLAGALQYLTITRSDLSFSVNSICQFMHAPTEDHFRALKRILCYVKGTPHHGLQLHQQSTHDILVYSNADWVGCLDTCCSITGYAIFFFYTNLVSWSSKRQSTVSRSSVEAEYRFLAVATIDIAWIVQLLWDLHVTLSTTPKILCYNQSAIFMAINPVTRPRSKHIAIDYHLVRELVANGTLKVDFILSHLQFVDSLTKSVTKPQFFLF